One window of Halictus rubicundus isolate RS-2024b unplaced genomic scaffold, iyHalRubi1_principal scaffold0187, whole genome shotgun sequence genomic DNA carries:
- the LOC143363961 gene encoding uncharacterized protein LOC143363961, producing the protein MPMTNPSLSQATALSTLKHSVDTEQPPDIDLIKMHLNGLIEFWKRFDDIQSELEALDENQEPRRYEIQNEYYAIVVRANKIIEKAQPTLPQRRGTVESLATSVTAPMAIKLPEMRLPSFDGNIEDWVSYFDTFKSTIDSNENLTPLQKLQYLRSTLHGKALKCISALNTTDANYYDAIELLKKKYDCPRRIILKHCDAIRDYPRLVKDTPEALDDLVNSVNQHLRALKNLGEDFTRCNGSLISMILSKVSSDTAWLWELTIKGKNMPSYTDLLDFLEKRASCAQTGPSSASAVPLRPRPNFTSYPQSTRPSANFTSHPQSTRPPARSHAFVTSKTRQTADNKSKNASNFNETRPNSQPKECPICYGDHSTWGCEKFRGMTPEKRKFAVERAKLCTNCLHPGHSAQNCDRVTAQIQIFNKNKRPIDCRALIDTCASINLISERLAQKINIPRMKCSVPIGSLNAMTTVATHALKATIASRVSNYQRSLTFLIVNDIAPFVPDQEIDRGTIKIPPNLHLADPEFHRPAPIDLLLGSGTALSILCVGQIVLSRPDESDLYLQKSQLGWVIGGSAPVTSPAHGTLCHATTALQFDLTRFWEVEEGPQRQHLSESDIICESHFQEHTVRNRDGRYVVALPFNEKLSRLGDSKVQAKKRLHSLERKLQREPALKQEYHAVIQEYLDLGHMSELPQEQQSPEGYYLPHHGVVKVTSDTTKLRVVFDGSATTNSGIALNDALHTGPKIQDDLLHILLRFRIHRYVLTGDIEKMYRQFLVRPEDRKFQRILWRDTTGSIKTYELNTVTFGLSAAPYLAIRCLTQLSRDEGHRFPQAGKILLRDFYVDDVLTGTSTIEEALSLREDLTQILKTARLTIRQWASNDLTLLTGLPEQAINKRLYLGESSTFKTLGIVWNSSNDSITYAVETCSPPSRSTKRSITSEIAKIYDPLGLLGPVIITAKMLLQRIWTIKVDWDESLPMDIHTEWIRFYNKLPALNNITFPRRTIIESPRKVELHGFSDASEKAYGACLYLRTTDSRGHTETTLLFAKSKVAPLKTISIPRLELCGALLLTSLVETAKQALPVEIHKTIYWTDSTIVLHWVKTSPHTLKTFVANRVSEIQRRTANADWRHVPTADNPADLISRGQSPEDFLQPSIWQHGPTWLNEEESFWPTTELPQPETIPEQRVAICLKALICDTTILDNCSSWGKLQRIIARCLRWKGSNTTKGSLTSSELRYAHDVIIKLIQRQHFAEELRCLSRSEIGVKGKLQQLNPFIDKDGILRVGGRLKNSRIPFAQKHPIVLPKARITALIIEHEHRIQLHAGTQATLYAIRRRYWPIDGRSQVGKTIRNCVRCYRVQPPPTQYVMGDLPEARVTDSRPFANVGVDYCGPFFIKERRYRSRTHIKVYVAVFVCLSVKAIHLELVSDLTSEAFIAALRRFIARRGHCINIYSDNGTNFVGANNELRDLRELLQSDDHNEKVKTFLADRSITWNFIPPLTPHFGGIWEAAVKSFKRHFWRIAGAERFTFEVFNTLIIEIEAVLNSRPLTPISSDPNDTLVLTPGHFLIGDSLTSLRERDFRDVPSNRLSTWQHIQKLKQHFWNRWYKEYLNEMTSRSRWSSGTHPIKEGTIVLLREDNVPPMQWPLGRVIKVYPGSDGIVRAATVRTATTTLDRGVKRLVPLPNQPEEEPRDPTSTSRTRDPSTDNN; encoded by the exons ATGCCTATGACAAACCCATCCTTGTCTCAAGCAACGGCTCTCAGCACTTTAAAGC ATTCCGTCGATACCGAACAACCACCTGACATAGAtcttataaaaatgcatttgaacGGTCTCATTGAATTTTGGAAGCGTTTCGATGATATACAATCCGAGCTAGAGGCATTAGACGAAAACCAGGAACCTCGCCGATACGAGATACAAAACGAGTACTACGCGATAGTTGTCAGAGCcaacaaaataatagaaaaggcgcAACCAACTTTGCCCCAACGTCGCGGAACAGTCGAGTCACTCGCGACATCGGTAACTGCTCCGATGGCAATCAAGTTACCAGAAATGCGGTTGCCATCGTTCGACGGAAACATCGAAGATTGGGTATCATATTTCGACACATTCAAATCAACGATTGACTCGAATGAAAATCTGACTCCGTTGCAAAAACTGCAGTACCTCCGTTCAACCTTACACGGAAAGGCGTTGAAGTGCATCTCCGCGTTAAACACGACAGACGCGAATTATTACGATGCAATAGAACTGCTCAAAAAGAAGTACGATTGTCCGCGGAGAATAATCTTAAAACATTGCGACGCAATTAGGGATTATCCGAGATTAGTAAAGGACACTCCAGAGGCGTTAGACGATCTCGTGAACTCGGTCAACCAGCATCTACGAGCCTTGAAAAATCTAGGAGAAGACTTCACAAGATGTAACGGCTCTTTAATATCAATGATATTATCCAAGGTTAGCAGCGACACTGCATGGCTTTGGGAACTAACGATAAAAGGCAAAAACATGCCGTCGTACACGGACCTCttggattttctcgagaaacgcGCAAGTTGCGCACAAACTGGACCATCCAGTGCCTCCGCGGTGCCATTACGCCCTAGACCGAATTTTACAAGCTATCCGCAATCGACACGCCCCAGCGCGAACTTCACAAGCCATCCGCAGTCAACAAGACCACCCGCCAGATCACACGCTTTCGTAACGAGTAAAACACGTCAGACCGCCGATAACAAATCAAAAAACGCgtcgaattttaacgaaacgcGTCCAAATTCACAACCGAAGGAGTGCCCGATCTGCTACGGAGATCATAGCACATGGGGTTGCGAAAAATTCCGCGGAATGActcccgaaaaacgcaagttcgcCGTTGAAAGGGCCAAATTATGCACCAACTGCCTACACCCAGGGCATAGCGCGCAAAATTGCGATCGAG TTACGGCACAAATCCAGATCTTCAACAAAAATAAACGTCCGATAGATTGTCGAGCATTAATCGACACTTGCGCATCGATTAACTTAATTTCTGAACGCCTTGCTCAAAAAATCAACATCCCGCGGATGAAATGCTCGGTTCCCATTGGTTCTCTGAACGCTATGACCACTGTAGCAACCCACGCACTGAAGGCTACTATAGCTTCGCGAGTAAGCAATTACCAACGTTCGCTTACGTTCCTCATTGTGAACGACATCGCGCCTTTCGTTCCAGATCAAGAGATTGATcgcggaacaataaaaattccgccGAATCTGCACCTTGCAGATCCGGAATTCCATCGACCGGCACCGATCGATTTGTTATTAGGATCCGGAACAGCCCTCTCAATCTTATGCGTCGGCCAAATTGTCTTGTCACGCCCAGATGAGTCCGATCTCTACCTTCAAAAATCGCAACTCGGTTGGGTCATCGGGGGGAGCGCGCCAGTCACTTCTCCTGCTCATGGCACACTTTGCCACGCGACCACCGCGTTACAATTCGACCTCACCCGTTTCTGGGAGGTTGAAGAAGGCCCACAAAGACAGCATCTGTCTGAATCTGATATAATTTGCGAAAGCCATTTCCAAGAACACACAGTTCGGAATCGTGACGGCAGATACGTCGTGGCTTTACCTTTCAACGAGAAATTGTCGCGTCTCGGAGACTCCAAGGTACAAGcgaaaaaaagactccattcaTTGGAGCGAAAACTCCAACGAGAACCCGCACTCAAGCAAGAGTATCACGCGGTGATCCAAGAATACCTTGACCTCGGACACATGAGCGAACTGCCACAGGAACAACAGTCACCTGAGGGGTATTACCTACCACATCACGGGGTCGTTAAGGTCACCAGTGACACAACCAAACTCCGCGTAGTCTTCGACGGTTCTGCCACGACTAATTCAGGCATAGCATTAAATGACGCTCTCCACACCGGTCCAAAAATTCAAGACGATCTACTCCACATTTTATTAAGATTCCGCATTCATCGATACGTACTGACGGGAGACATTGAAAAGATGTACCGACAGTTCCTTGTACGTCCGGAAGACAGGAAATTTCAGCGTATCCTCTGGCGCGATACTACGGGTTCTATTAAAACTTATGAGCTGAATACTGTGACATTTGGACTATCTGCTGCACCATATCTTGCAATTCGCTGTTTGACACAGCTCAGTCGAGACGAAGGCCACCGCTTTCCTCAAGCCGGCAAGATTTTATTGCGTGACTTTTACGTGGATGACGTTCTGACCGGTACATCGACCATAGAAGAGGCATTATCCTTACGCGAAGATCTCACACAAATACTCAAGACCGCAAGACTGACAATACGACAATGGGCATCTAATGACCTTACTCTTCTGACTGGCTTGCCCGAGCAGGCCATTAACAAAAGATTATACCTGGGAGAGTCATCCACTTTCAAAACCTTAGGGATTGTCTGGAATTCCTCAAACGACTCTATTACGTACGCAGTCGAAACTTGCTCTCCACCATCACGTTCGACCAAACGCAGTATCACCTCAGAAATAGCAAAGATATATGATCCACTAGGGCTGCTCGGGCCAGTAATTATTACGGCAAAAATGCTACTACAAAGGATCTGGACCATAAAGGTTGACTGGGACGAGTCGCTGCCAATGGATATCCATACCGAATGGATacgtttttataataaattgccaGCGCTGAACAACATCACGTTCCCGCGACGCACAATCATTGAATCGCCAAGAAAAGTCGAACTACACGGTTTTAGTGACGCAAGCGAAAAGGCCTACGGAGCATGCCTCTACCTGCGTACAACCGACTCACGCGGTCACACCGAGACAACTCTTTTGTTCGCTAAATCCAAGGTCGCCCCATTGAAAACGATCTCAATACCACGACTCGAATTATGTGGAGCACTTCTGCTAACCTCTCTTGTCGAGACCGCAAAACAAGCGCTACCTGTGGAAATACATAAAACCATCTATTGGACCGACTCCACCATTGTTCTCCATTGGGTGAAGACATCTCCACACACTCTAAAAACCTTCGTGGCTAACAGAGTGTCGGAAATTCAAAGGCGCACAGCTAACGCAGATTGGCGACACGTACCCACTGCCGACAACCCGGCCGATCTTATCTCGCGAGGTCAATCACCAGAAGACTTCCTTCAACCTTCCATCTGGCAACACGGTCCGACTTGGCTCAACGAAGAAGAATCTTTCTGGCCCACTACCGAACTACCTCAACCAGAGACAATCCCAGAACAAAGGGTCGCGATTTGTCTCAAAGCATTAATTTGCGACACCACGATTCTGGACAACTGCTCCTCATGGGGAAAGCTTCAAAGAATCATCGCGCGCTGTCTCCGATGGAAAGGATCTAACACCACCAAAGGAAGTCTGACATCCTCCGAACTAAGATACGCCCACGACGTAATCATCAAACTGATACAAAGACAACACTTTGCAGAAGAATTGCGCTGCCTCTCGAGAAGCGAAATAGGCGTTAAGGGTAAGCTGCAACAACTGAACCCATTCATCGACAAAGACGGAATTCTGCGAGTAGGAGGCCGTCTGAAGAATTCGCGAATTCCATTCGCGCAAAAACATCCCATCGTCCTCCCAAAGGCTCGAATCACGGCATTAATAATAGAACACGAGCATCGAATACAATTACACGCTGGTACACAGGCTACCCTATACGCGATTAGACGCCGTTATTGGCCCATCGACGGTCGGAGTCAGGTAGGGAAAACCATCAGAAACTGCGTCCGCTGCTACCGTGTCCAACCGCCGCCAACACAATACGTGATGGGCGACCTACCTGAGGCTCGAGTCACCGACTCACGCCCATTTGCAAACGTCGGCGTTGATTATTGCGGTCCCTTTTTCATAAAGGAGCGACGATACCGAAGTCGAACCCACATTAAAGTATATGTCGCAGTTTTCGTTTGCCTCTCAGTAAAAGCCATTCACCTAGAATTGGTTAGCGATCTTACCTCCGAAGCATTTATAGCAGCCCTACGTCGTTTCATTGCTAGACGAGGTCATTGTATTAACATTTACTCTGACAATGGCACCAATTTCGTCGGCGCCAACAACGAGCTTCGAGACCTCCGCGAACTTTTGCAGTCCGATGACCACAACGAGAAGGTCAAAACCTTTCTTGCTGACCGATCCATCACGTGGAATTTTATTCCTCCATTAACACCTCACTTCGGCGGCAtctgggaagcggccgtgaaatcaTTCAAGCGTCATTTCTGGCGTATCGCAGGTGCTGAACGATTTACATTTGAAGTGTTCAACACTTTaattattgagatagaagcCGTTCTAAATTCACGTCCTTTAACTCCCATTTCATCAGACCCAAATGACACCCTTGTCCTAACTCCTGGCCATTTCCTGATTGGCGACTCGTTAACGAGTCTGCGCGAGCGCGATTTCAGGGATGTGCCATCAAACAGACTTTCAACCTGGCAACATATCCAGAAACTAAAGCAGCATTTCTGGAACCGATGGTACAAGGAGTACCTAAACGAGATGACGAGCCGTTCGAGATGGTCCAGCGGTACACACCCCATCAAGGAGGGCACCATCGTGCTCTTGAGGGAGGACAACGTACCACCGATGCAGTGGCCACTCGGGAGAGTCATCAAGGTCTACCCCGGATCTGATGGCATAGTTCGAGCTGCAACAGTGAGAACAGCCACAACCACACTCGATCGGGGCGTAAAACGGCTTGTACCGTTACCGAACCAGCCAGAGGAGGAACCACGGGATCCAACATCGACGTCAAGAACGCGCGATCCCTCAACCGATAATAACTAA